The proteins below come from a single Thermotoga sp. KOL6 genomic window:
- the wecB gene encoding non-hydrolyzing UDP-N-acetylglucosamine 2-epimerase, giving the protein MKVVSLVGARPQIIKEAILHKKFKERGIEEILVHSGQHYDYNMSDVFFEILEIRKPTYNLNVGSGTHGEMTGKIMIRFERILTMEKPDLVLVYGDTNTTLAGAIVAAKLKIPVAHVEAGIRQHPKSMPEEINRVVTDHVSQLLFCPSRLAVENLKKEGIESGVYFVGDVMYDLFLKMENMFKYETFKKLNLEENGFILVTLHRDFNVDNPKKLKKILLQLERLTKIKKIVFPIHPRTKKRIKEFGFERFLERMEIIDPVDYLNLMGLLKKCWRVITDSGGLQKEAYYAGKKAIVVMPDTGWRELIELGWNRLANEENLFEVTIDDYEVEYPTGVYGDGNASEKIIDVIEKSV; this is encoded by the coding sequence ATGAAAGTTGTTTCGCTCGTAGGAGCTAGACCTCAAATCATAAAGGAAGCAATACTTCACAAAAAATTCAAAGAAAGAGGTATAGAAGAAATTTTGGTTCATTCTGGTCAACATTACGATTACAACATGTCTGACGTGTTTTTTGAGATTCTTGAAATAAGAAAACCCACATACAATCTCAACGTTGGATCTGGAACACATGGAGAAATGACTGGAAAGATCATGATAAGGTTTGAAAGAATTCTCACAATGGAAAAGCCTGATCTTGTTCTAGTTTATGGTGATACAAACACAACACTTGCCGGTGCCATCGTTGCCGCGAAATTGAAAATTCCCGTTGCTCATGTAGAGGCTGGTATCAGACAACACCCAAAGAGCATGCCAGAAGAAATAAACAGAGTTGTTACAGATCATGTTTCTCAACTTCTTTTCTGTCCCAGTCGTCTCGCTGTTGAAAATTTGAAAAAGGAAGGTATAGAATCCGGTGTTTATTTCGTGGGAGATGTGATGTACGATCTCTTTCTGAAAATGGAGAATATGTTCAAGTATGAAACGTTCAAAAAGTTGAATCTAGAAGAAAACGGATTCATTCTCGTTACTCTTCACAGAGATTTTAATGTGGATAATCCGAAGAAGCTGAAGAAAATCCTTCTTCAGTTGGAAAGGTTAACAAAAATTAAGAAAATCGTCTTTCCTATTCACCCCAGAACAAAGAAAAGAATAAAAGAGTTCGGATTTGAGAGATTTCTTGAAAGAATGGAGATAATAGATCCTGTGGATTATTTAAACTTGATGGGGCTTTTAAAGAAATGCTGGAGAGTTATCACGGACAGTGGCGGATTACAAAAAGAAGCTTATTATGCGGGAAAAAAGGCAATTGTTGTTATGCCGGACACAGGTTGGAGAGAACTAATCGAACTAGGATGGAACAGATTGGCCAACGAGGAAAATCTTTTCGAAGTGACGATAGATGATTATGAAGTTGAATATCCAACTGGTGTATACGGCGACGGAAACGCTTCCGAAAAGATTATTGATGTCATAGAAAAAAGTGTTTAG
- a CDS encoding thioredoxin fold domain-containing protein has protein sequence MRKILIFSLVLLSVLSSAISLDEAYKLANITHRKLVIMFSSPTCYYCNLFKKEVYPKEDFQKILIPNFVFVELYATNEKSIVFAKEVLGEDSVTYRELFQGFGVRGTPTFFFFDGKKGLGYLPGYVEKDLFIKILKYVAQELQEDFETYIKKEDPFKGVPMIIEISRSDADFVLEKDENALRIEKVPEEVELDKIYITEDPQVADELKNKGAIRVLLIVD, from the coding sequence ATGAGAAAAATCTTAATTTTTAGTTTGGTTCTTCTGAGTGTCCTATCTTCGGCTATCAGTCTCGATGAAGCTTACAAACTGGCAAATATAACGCACAGAAAGTTGGTAATCATGTTCTCGAGCCCAACTTGTTACTATTGTAATCTCTTCAAAAAAGAGGTATATCCCAAAGAAGACTTTCAAAAAATTTTGATACCGAATTTTGTTTTCGTTGAACTGTATGCTACAAACGAGAAATCGATCGTATTTGCAAAAGAAGTTTTGGGAGAAGATTCTGTCACATACAGAGAGCTTTTTCAGGGATTTGGTGTGAGAGGAACTCCCACGTTCTTTTTCTTCGATGGAAAGAAAGGGCTCGGTTATCTTCCTGGATACGTGGAAAAGGATCTTTTCATAAAGATACTGAAATATGTAGCCCAGGAGTTACAAGAAGATTTCGAAACATATATAAAGAAAGAGGATCCGTTCAAAGGTGTTCCGATGATAATCGAAATATCAAGATCCGACGCAGATTTCGTTCTAGAGAAAGACGAAAACGCATTGAGGATAGAGAAGGTTCCCGAAGAAGTTGAACTTGACAAAATATACATAACAGAAGATCCACAGGTAGCAGACGAATTGAAAAATAAAGGTGCAATAAGGGTTCTGTTGATTGTAGATTAA
- a CDS encoding ABC transporter ATP-binding protein, with protein MKVLELEDVNVTYRTENSFVKAVENVSFYLEKGETLGLVGESGCGKSTLGFSIMRLLPKGTIVEGSIKVDGKDILSLSEDRMRQIRGSKVSMIFQDPMTSLNPILKVEDHFVEMILAHRSDISREEARELAAKALEDVGINKNRLKDYPFQFSGGMRQRVMIALSIVLNPDVLIADEPTTSLDVIVQAQIMNLLEKLSKEHNTAMVLITHDMGLVAEAADRVGVMYAGHLVELATKERIFMEPLHPYTVGLLESIPNTNITDRDLKYIPGSPPDLSRPPKGCRFAPRCQKAKKICWEKVPPDFVVDGTRVKCWLYGGDPDDLN; from the coding sequence ATGAAAGTATTGGAACTTGAGGATGTCAATGTGACGTATAGAACGGAAAATAGTTTTGTGAAAGCCGTTGAAAATGTATCTTTCTATTTGGAAAAGGGAGAAACCCTTGGTTTGGTAGGTGAATCTGGATGCGGAAAATCCACCCTCGGCTTTTCCATCATGCGACTTCTCCCAAAAGGGACGATTGTGGAAGGAAGCATAAAGGTGGACGGGAAAGATATTCTCTCGCTTTCAGAAGATAGAATGCGTCAAATCAGAGGTTCGAAAGTTTCGATGATCTTCCAGGATCCTATGACCTCCCTCAACCCGATTCTAAAGGTAGAAGATCACTTCGTAGAAATGATTCTCGCGCATCGATCTGATATCAGCAGAGAAGAAGCTCGAGAACTTGCAGCAAAAGCCTTAGAGGATGTCGGTATAAATAAGAACAGGCTGAAAGACTATCCATTTCAGTTCAGTGGGGGAATGAGGCAGAGAGTGATGATAGCCTTGTCTATTGTGTTGAATCCCGATGTGCTTATAGCGGATGAACCCACGACTTCTTTGGACGTAATAGTTCAAGCGCAGATAATGAATCTTTTAGAAAAACTTTCGAAAGAACACAACACTGCCATGGTTTTGATAACGCACGATATGGGACTAGTAGCGGAAGCGGCAGATAGAGTGGGAGTAATGTATGCGGGTCATTTGGTAGAATTGGCAACTAAGGAAAGAATTTTCATGGAGCCTCTTCATCCTTACACTGTTGGACTTTTAGAATCCATACCGAACACAAACATTACTGACAGAGATCTAAAGTACATACCCGGCTCTCCACCGGATCTTTCAAGACCACCAAAAGGGTGTAGATTTGCTCCAAGATGTCAGAAAGCAAAGAAAATTTGTTGGGAAAAGGTTCCTCCTGATTTTGTGGTTGACGGTACACGTGTGAAATGTTGGCTTTATGGAGGAGATCCCGATGACCTTAATTGA
- a CDS encoding cytochrome c biogenesis CcdA family protein encodes MSFAVVKVSYLMALGYGLLAFFSPCVLPLIPAFLGVLFATKGDLMKILGFFVGISALFSLMGVVFGIFGNFVPSYVLTWISGTALLTFGLLYLFDVEIVKMKRGPNVWKFKGGGFINGFLLGGSVGLVWIPCSSPILGSILAIVASGREPLKGGILLFLYSLGISIPFILTGGVVRKLLNQMSFKKPKWMKFLKIVGSFSLILVGILVLTGKFITY; translated from the coding sequence ATGAGTTTTGCCGTTGTAAAAGTGAGTTATTTGATGGCTTTGGGATACGGTCTGCTTGCTTTTTTTAGTCCTTGCGTATTACCACTGATTCCCGCCTTTCTGGGAGTTTTATTTGCCACAAAGGGCGATTTGATGAAGATCTTAGGATTTTTTGTTGGTATTTCTGCGCTTTTTTCCTTAATGGGGGTTGTTTTTGGAATTTTCGGGAATTTTGTACCCTCCTACGTACTGACTTGGATCTCTGGGACGGCTCTCTTGACATTCGGATTACTTTATCTATTCGATGTCGAAATTGTGAAAATGAAAAGGGGTCCCAACGTTTGGAAATTCAAAGGCGGAGGATTCATAAATGGATTTCTTCTCGGGGGAAGTGTAGGACTAGTTTGGATTCCATGTTCTAGTCCCATTTTAGGAAGCATTCTTGCAATCGTAGCGAGTGGTAGAGAACCATTGAAGGGAGGAATTCTTCTTTTCTTGTACTCTCTCGGAATATCGATACCGTTCATTCTGACCGGGGGAGTTGTGAGAAAGCTTCTCAATCAAATGAGTTTCAAGAAACCAAAGTGGATGAAATTCTTGAAAATCGTCGGTTCATTCTCTCTCATATTGGTAGGTATACTTGTCTTGACCGGCAAATTCATTACGTATTGA
- a CDS encoding ABC transporter ATP-binding protein yields the protein MTLIEVRNLKKYFPVKQGLVDVMLRKPKKFVKAVDGISFQIERGKSLGLVGESGSGKTTTGRVILRLEEPTSGSVIFGGKDITNLSKEALRKLRKDMQIIFQDPMASLNPYMRVGKAIEHALEIHKIGDKPSRREMVLEMLRRVNLEPAEDFYRRYPKELSGGQRQRVVIARALILKPQFVVADEAVAMLDVSVRSQLLKLLQELRKEFNLTMLFITHDLATTKYICDEIAVMYLGKIVEIGDFEDIYLNPKHPYTQALISAVPEPTLTKKKKFIPEGETPNPIEVPSGCRFHPRCPFKVDICEKEEPQLRTLEKNHKVACHLYN from the coding sequence ATGACCTTAATTGAAGTGAGAAACTTGAAAAAATATTTTCCCGTAAAACAAGGACTCGTAGATGTGATGTTGAGAAAGCCAAAAAAGTTCGTGAAAGCTGTTGATGGGATAAGTTTTCAAATCGAGAGAGGAAAAAGTCTAGGACTCGTTGGAGAATCTGGTTCTGGGAAAACAACAACTGGGAGAGTGATATTAAGGCTCGAGGAGCCAACATCCGGTAGTGTCATATTCGGTGGAAAAGACATAACAAACCTTTCGAAAGAGGCATTGAGAAAACTGAGGAAGGATATGCAAATTATTTTCCAAGATCCAATGGCTTCTTTGAATCCTTATATGAGAGTAGGAAAGGCGATAGAACACGCTCTTGAAATACACAAAATAGGAGATAAACCCTCCAGAAGAGAAATGGTTCTTGAAATGTTGAGAAGAGTTAATCTAGAACCAGCTGAGGATTTCTATAGAAGATATCCAAAAGAGCTCTCTGGAGGTCAGAGGCAAAGGGTAGTTATAGCTCGAGCTTTGATTTTGAAGCCTCAATTCGTGGTTGCAGATGAAGCCGTTGCCATGCTTGATGTCTCCGTAAGATCCCAACTCCTGAAGCTACTTCAGGAGCTTCGAAAAGAGTTCAATCTTACAATGTTGTTCATCACACACGATCTTGCAACTACGAAGTACATATGTGACGAAATAGCGGTCATGTATCTAGGAAAAATTGTGGAAATTGGTGATTTTGAAGATATTTACTTGAATCCTAAACATCCTTACACACAAGCGTTGATCTCAGCTGTTCCCGAACCTACACTCACAAAAAAGAAGAAGTTCATACCTGAAGGGGAAACGCCCAATCCAATAGAGGTACCATCGGGCTGCAGATTTCATCCCAGATGTCCCTTTAAGGTGGATATCTGCGAGAAAGAAGAACCGCAACTCCGGACTTTAGAAAAGAACCATAAGGTGGCATGTCACCTTTATAACTGA
- a CDS encoding CBS and ACT domain-containing protein: MLVKDFMTKNPITIAPETSFSEALKLMKQNKIKRLIVMKDEKIVGIVTEKDLLYASPSKATTLNVWELHYLLSKLKIEEIMTKNVITVNENTPVEDAARIMEENDISGLPVLNDMGHLVGIITQTDIFKVFVEIFGTKREGTIRYTMEMPDKPGELLEVTKRIYEAGGNIISIATLFEEGKDSYLATLRVENIDHEKFVNSLEETGAKLLYFHTN; this comes from the coding sequence ATGTTGGTCAAAGACTTTATGACGAAAAATCCTATCACTATCGCACCCGAAACATCCTTTTCCGAAGCACTTAAACTCATGAAACAGAACAAGATAAAACGTCTCATCGTTATGAAAGATGAAAAAATAGTAGGGATAGTGACCGAAAAAGATCTTCTCTATGCTTCTCCATCCAAAGCCACCACTCTCAACGTGTGGGAACTCCATTATCTTCTGTCCAAGCTGAAAATAGAAGAAATCATGACAAAGAACGTGATTACGGTAAACGAGAACACCCCCGTTGAAGACGCTGCAAGAATCATGGAGGAGAACGATATAAGTGGACTCCCAGTTCTTAACGATATGGGACATCTCGTGGGAATAATCACTCAAACCGATATATTCAAAGTCTTTGTAGAAATATTCGGTACAAAGAGAGAAGGAACGATCAGGTACACCATGGAAATGCCCGACAAACCAGGAGAGCTTCTCGAAGTTACAAAGAGAATTTACGAAGCGGGCGGAAATATTATTTCAATTGCCACTCTCTTCGAAGAAGGTAAGGATTCTTATCTTGCAACACTCAGAGTTGAAAACATCGATCACGAAAAATTCGTAAATTCGTTAGAGGAAACAGGTGCAAAGCTTCTTTATTTCCACACAAACTGA
- a CDS encoding NADP-dependent isocitrate dehydrogenase yields MEKIKVKNPIVELDGDEMARVMWKMIKEQLIFPYLDIPLVYFDLGIKKRDETDDQITIEAAEAIKEYRVGVKCATITPDAERVKEYNLKKAWKSPNATIRAYLDGTVFRKPIMVKNVPPLVKRWKKPIIIGRHAYGDIYNAVEAKVEGPAEVELVVKNTENKVLLVHKFEGNGVVLAMHNLEKSIRSFAQSCINYAISEKVDIWFSTKDTISKIYHAYFKDIFQEEVNKRREDLEKAGVSYRYMLIDDAAAQILRSEGGMLWACMNYEGDIMSDMIASGFGSLGLMTSVLVSPDGVYEFEAAHGTVRRHYYRYLKGEKTSTNPTASIFAWTGAIRKRGELDGTPKVCEFAENLEKAVINTIESGVITKDLQPFTEPPIGKYVTLEEFIAEVKKNLEKRL; encoded by the coding sequence GTGGAAAAAATCAAAGTTAAAAACCCGATCGTCGAACTCGATGGAGACGAAATGGCTCGTGTTATGTGGAAAATGATTAAGGAACAGCTCATTTTTCCCTATCTCGATATTCCTCTTGTCTATTTCGATCTGGGGATAAAAAAGAGAGATGAAACAGACGATCAGATAACAATCGAAGCAGCAGAAGCTATAAAGGAATATCGTGTAGGCGTGAAATGTGCCACAATTACCCCAGATGCTGAAAGAGTAAAAGAATACAATCTTAAAAAAGCATGGAAGAGTCCCAACGCCACGATCAGAGCATACCTTGATGGAACTGTCTTCAGAAAACCTATTATGGTTAAGAACGTCCCTCCTCTTGTAAAAAGATGGAAAAAACCCATAATCATTGGCAGGCATGCCTATGGTGATATTTACAACGCAGTTGAAGCGAAAGTAGAAGGTCCCGCTGAAGTCGAACTTGTGGTGAAAAACACGGAAAACAAAGTCCTTCTTGTTCACAAATTCGAAGGTAACGGTGTTGTGCTGGCGATGCACAATTTAGAAAAATCTATCAGAAGTTTTGCGCAATCTTGTATAAATTATGCTATTTCTGAGAAAGTAGATATTTGGTTCTCAACGAAAGATACTATTTCCAAAATTTACCATGCTTACTTCAAAGATATTTTCCAGGAAGAGGTGAACAAGCGAAGGGAAGATCTTGAAAAGGCAGGTGTGAGCTATAGATACATGCTCATCGATGATGCAGCCGCTCAAATTTTGAGAAGTGAAGGCGGTATGCTTTGGGCGTGTATGAACTATGAAGGAGATATCATGTCAGATATGATCGCTTCCGGCTTTGGAAGTTTGGGCCTCATGACCTCCGTTCTAGTGTCACCAGACGGTGTCTACGAATTCGAAGCAGCGCATGGCACGGTTAGGAGGCATTACTACAGGTATCTAAAAGGTGAGAAAACATCCACTAACCCAACGGCCTCCATATTTGCTTGGACAGGAGCGATAAGAAAGAGAGGAGAATTGGACGGTACCCCGAAGGTGTGTGAATTTGCTGAAAATCTCGAAAAGGCTGTCATAAACACGATAGAATCTGGCGTTATCACAAAAGATTTGCAACCTTTTACGGAACCTCCGATCGGCAAGTACGTAACTCTAGAGGAATTCATAGCAGAAGTGAAGAAAAATCTTGAGAAACGTCTTTAA
- a CDS encoding ABC transporter permease yields MSLKNYVITRIVLAIPMIFILLALIFLVLRIIPGDPVLAILGGKAPKEVIEQKRHELGLDKPIIVQFFDYIGDLLKGDLGKSTLTGRPVWDEIKERFPATLELTLFSFVIAVLVGIFWGSFAAYKRDSGIDIGARMFSMVMYAVPVFWFGLMMQYIFGIVLRWLPVGGRISPTVNLKVITGVFLIDSLFTGNWKALKDILEHLILPGLTLGLVISSVFVRMVRNNTVLTLGQDFVKAARARGLKERVVLFRYALKNALVPIFTMMGLQFALLLGGAVLTETTFSWPGLGSYLVMKIRYRDFPAIQGTVVFFALIVVVISILVDVINALIDPRVRY; encoded by the coding sequence ATGTCGCTGAAGAATTATGTGATAACACGAATCGTGCTCGCGATACCGATGATTTTCATCTTGCTCGCTCTTATTTTTTTGGTACTCAGGATCATACCAGGAGATCCTGTACTCGCTATATTGGGTGGTAAAGCTCCCAAAGAGGTGATAGAACAAAAGCGACACGAACTCGGTTTGGACAAACCCATAATTGTTCAGTTTTTCGATTACATCGGAGATCTTCTGAAGGGAGATTTGGGGAAATCCACTTTGACTGGAAGACCCGTTTGGGATGAGATAAAAGAAAGATTTCCAGCGACGTTGGAATTGACACTTTTTTCTTTCGTGATAGCTGTTCTTGTGGGAATTTTTTGGGGTAGTTTTGCTGCTTACAAAAGGGACAGTGGAATAGATATAGGTGCTCGCATGTTTTCAATGGTGATGTACGCTGTTCCCGTATTTTGGTTTGGTTTGATGATGCAGTATATTTTCGGAATAGTTCTGAGATGGCTTCCTGTGGGAGGTAGAATATCTCCTACTGTTAACTTGAAAGTGATCACCGGTGTTTTCTTGATAGACTCTCTTTTCACAGGCAATTGGAAAGCTTTGAAGGATATTCTCGAGCATTTGATTCTTCCTGGTCTCACTTTGGGTTTAGTTATATCGAGTGTGTTTGTTAGAATGGTGAGAAATAACACCGTTCTAACTCTAGGGCAGGACTTTGTTAAAGCTGCACGTGCTCGAGGTTTGAAAGAGAGAGTAGTTCTTTTCAGATACGCTCTAAAGAATGCTTTAGTACCTATTTTTACGATGATGGGGCTTCAATTTGCTCTGCTTCTGGGTGGAGCTGTCCTCACCGAAACCACCTTTTCTTGGCCTGGATTGGGGAGCTATCTCGTTATGAAGATCAGATACAGGGATTTTCCAGCTATTCAAGGAACGGTCGTGTTCTTTGCTTTGATTGTTGTGGTGATAAGCATCTTGGTTGATGTGATAAACGCTCTCATAGATCCTAGAGTTAGATATTAA
- a CDS encoding ABC transporter permease, which produces MISEKVFKPMFKLFKRRTGILTFIGMIILMFYIFLAIFAPVLAPYDPTVRVGRSLQPPSEKYVFGTDNLGRDILSRVIYGSRIALMVAFFAVLIASAVGIPLGLFSGYIGGIFDRVLTLIMDAVYSFPGLILAIAVAAVLGPGIMNIAISIAVVYAPTYFKVVRNQVASVKSELYVEAARALGARDWEILLKYVLPNVLPSVVVVLSMNLADAIMTEAGLSFLGLGIAPPTPDWGFDLSNGQRFILSKAWWGVLFPGLAIVTAVLGFSMFSEGLSEIINPNVGERSK; this is translated from the coding sequence GTGATTTCTGAAAAAGTCTTCAAACCGATGTTCAAATTGTTTAAACGCCGAACCGGTATTCTCACCTTTATTGGAATGATAATTCTGATGTTCTACATTTTTCTGGCGATTTTCGCTCCTGTCTTGGCACCTTACGATCCCACCGTTCGAGTGGGTAGATCTTTGCAACCACCCTCAGAGAAATATGTGTTTGGAACAGATAATCTTGGGCGAGATATCCTCAGCAGAGTTATATACGGCTCTAGAATTGCTTTGATGGTAGCATTCTTTGCTGTTCTCATAGCATCTGCTGTTGGAATACCCCTTGGTCTTTTCTCCGGCTACATTGGAGGAATTTTTGATCGTGTACTGACGTTGATCATGGACGCTGTATATTCTTTCCCTGGCCTGATCCTTGCGATAGCAGTTGCTGCTGTTCTCGGGCCTGGGATAATGAACATAGCGATTTCAATAGCGGTTGTTTACGCTCCTACTTACTTCAAAGTTGTGAGGAATCAGGTTGCAAGTGTGAAAAGTGAACTTTACGTGGAGGCTGCCAGGGCGTTGGGAGCCAGAGATTGGGAGATACTTCTGAAGTACGTTCTTCCAAACGTGCTCCCTTCCGTTGTAGTTGTTCTATCCATGAATCTTGCAGACGCAATCATGACGGAGGCGGGGCTCAGTTTTCTCGGACTTGGAATAGCTCCTCCCACCCCAGATTGGGGATTTGACTTGAGTAACGGTCAGAGATTCATATTGAGCAAAGCATGGTGGGGAGTTCTTTTCCCTGGCCTTGCCATCGTAACGGCCGTTCTTGGATTTTCTATGTTCAGCGAAGGATTGAGTGAAATCATCAATCCAAATGTTGGGGAGAGAAGTAAATGA
- the pgl gene encoding 6-phosphogluconolactonase, whose translation MAKTVIYILEENFVDFVTEKIVGKMKELLREKEKIFVVLAGGNTPIPVYEKLGESNLPWEKIHFFLSDERYVPLLSEHSNFRNIEESFFKRIDIPKSNIHFVETSLPIEKACKRYEEEIKRITFRFDMSILGMGPDGHVASIFDLETGRKNKWVVPVPAQGNPNVPRITMTFTPLNTSQYVFFIIRGSEKRRRLVDILNGKKFPASFVKGQLKTVWFLNAS comes from the coding sequence ATGGCGAAAACCGTAATATACATTCTCGAAGAGAATTTCGTGGATTTCGTCACAGAAAAAATTGTAGGGAAGATGAAAGAACTTTTGAGAGAAAAAGAGAAAATATTCGTGGTTCTTGCAGGCGGGAATACTCCCATACCAGTCTATGAAAAACTCGGAGAATCGAATCTTCCTTGGGAAAAAATACACTTTTTTCTGAGTGATGAAAGGTACGTGCCTTTGCTCTCTGAACACAGTAATTTTAGGAACATAGAAGAATCGTTCTTCAAAAGGATAGACATTCCCAAAAGTAACATTCACTTTGTCGAAACATCTCTCCCTATTGAAAAAGCGTGCAAAAGGTACGAGGAAGAAATAAAACGAATTACATTTCGATTTGATATGTCAATTCTGGGAATGGGACCAGATGGACATGTCGCATCGATTTTTGACTTGGAAACGGGTAGAAAAAATAAATGGGTGGTTCCTGTGCCCGCGCAAGGGAATCCGAATGTGCCCAGAATCACCATGACTTTCACCCCACTGAACACATCGCAGTACGTCTTTTTCATCATAAGAGGATCAGAGAAAAGAAGAAGACTGGTAGATATACTGAATGGCAAAAAGTTTCCTGCAAGTTTCGTAAAAGGTCAATTGAAAACAGTGTGGTTTCTCAACGCCAGTTGA
- a CDS encoding ABC transporter substrate-binding protein: MKRFVWLFLILAVTLSFAARDVIVVGTTDKIRTLDPANCYDYFSSNILQNVMVGLVDYEIGTSNLKPVLAKRWEVNETGTVYTFYLRKDAKFEDGTPIDAHVFKYSFDRVIRLNGDPAFLLSDIIEKTEVVDDYTFRVTLKYPFSAFVSVLGYTVAYPVNPKVYPVDSFYEGIPSASGPYRIKEWIRDVRIVLEENPNYFGEKPKTKRIVINFYESASTLRLALETGEVDVAYRHLDPRDIIDLEGREDIVVYKGNSPQIRYLVINVTQPPFDNANVRQALAYAVNRSVIVEDVFAGLAKPLYSMIPEGMWGHKSVFPERDLQKAKSLLKEVGYDENNPLVIDLWYTPTHYGTTEADVAQVLKEAFEETGVIKVNLKYAEWSTYVEYFLNGTMGLFLLGWYPDYLDPDDYVWPFLSESGAKSLGSFYANPEVEKLMIEARKLTDQEKRAEIYYKVQEILAQDVPYIPLWQGVATCAAKKQVKGILLEPTQIFRYYILYWEE, translated from the coding sequence ATGAAAAGGTTTGTATGGTTGTTTCTGATCTTGGCGGTAACTCTGTCTTTTGCAGCTAGAGACGTCATCGTAGTGGGAACTACGGATAAAATCAGAACTCTGGATCCAGCAAATTGTTACGATTACTTCTCTTCGAACATTCTCCAAAATGTCATGGTCGGTCTTGTCGACTACGAGATCGGCACCAGTAATTTGAAACCTGTTCTAGCAAAAAGATGGGAAGTGAACGAGACAGGTACCGTTTACACATTCTACCTCAGGAAAGACGCCAAGTTTGAGGATGGAACACCCATCGATGCTCATGTGTTCAAGTACTCCTTTGATAGGGTTATCAGGCTCAACGGAGATCCCGCTTTCTTGCTTTCGGACATAATCGAAAAAACAGAGGTGGTCGACGATTATACGTTCCGTGTTACATTGAAATATCCTTTCTCTGCTTTCGTTTCTGTCCTTGGATACACCGTTGCGTATCCTGTTAATCCCAAAGTCTATCCCGTGGACTCTTTCTATGAAGGAATCCCTTCTGCTTCTGGGCCGTACAGGATCAAGGAATGGATCAGGGACGTAAGGATAGTTTTAGAGGAGAATCCAAACTATTTTGGAGAAAAACCGAAAACCAAAAGGATTGTCATAAATTTCTATGAAAGTGCTTCTACGCTCAGATTGGCGCTTGAGACGGGAGAAGTAGATGTCGCTTATAGGCATCTCGACCCAAGGGACATCATAGATCTTGAAGGGCGTGAAGATATCGTTGTTTACAAAGGAAACAGTCCACAAATTAGATATTTGGTAATAAACGTAACCCAGCCACCTTTTGACAACGCGAATGTGCGACAAGCCCTTGCTTATGCGGTAAACAGATCTGTGATCGTAGAAGACGTGTTTGCAGGACTTGCAAAACCGCTCTACTCCATGATACCTGAAGGTATGTGGGGTCACAAATCGGTGTTCCCAGAAAGAGATTTGCAAAAAGCAAAGTCGCTTCTCAAAGAAGTAGGTTACGATGAAAACAACCCTCTCGTTATCGATTTGTGGTACACGCCAACGCACTATGGAACAACGGAAGCAGATGTTGCTCAAGTATTGAAAGAAGCCTTCGAAGAGACAGGTGTCATAAAAGTGAACTTGAAGTACGCTGAGTGGTCAACCTATGTTGAATATTTCTTAAACGGTACGATGGGTTTGTTCTTATTGGGATGGTATCCCGACTATCTTGATCCAGATGATTACGTGTGGCCATTTTTGAGTGAAAGCGGGGCAAAATCTTTGGGTAGTTTTTACGCGAATCCTGAGGTGGAAAAACTCATGATCGAGGCGAGAAAACTCACTGATCAAGAGAAGAGAGCAGAAATCTATTATAAAGTTCAGGAGATTCTTGCCCAGGATGTACCGTACATTCCACTTTGGCAGGGTGTTGCAACCTGTGCTGCTAAAAAACAAGTGAAGGGAATACTGCTCGAACCTACGCAGATTTTTAGATACTACATTCTCTATTGGGAAGAATGA